From one Candidatus Hydrogenedentota bacterium genomic stretch:
- a CDS encoding oligosaccharide flippase family protein encodes MRIGKLKKETFWAALSKGGTLVFFLLINAALARILGRDKFGAWSYFYATFTIVYLASRLGIGDSARVFTARALGGNTTPPIVAGLALQALSSSLFSLGLLVAAVPLAALMDRPDFTLLFRLGALFLFTQGAADFFKLIFEGLHRLRFTFMASTVDYALRLALIVGLVWFFPEPWAVLAAFITATLLCAAVSLFLLRRHFILPMGGWSARGLPLFPMMAYAVPMFLLNLGFAVSVELDTVMLGWLTTDMEVGIYAPAKEISARMMHGGVLLAMSTLQVFAHAKPEELPGLRPLLNKLLGVAVVFYTACCAAILLFAGWVMPFLFGAEYADAAIPMRLLTPFIFYLSVSRVFTGILDYRGRAWMRAAYLALSVLLNFALNLVLIPRFGAAGAATATSLAYLPYAVLSWRDMRRLLKPAVPAPPPAVKTAGGNE; translated from the coding sequence TTGCGGATTGGCAAGCTGAAAAAGGAGACGTTCTGGGCCGCCCTTTCCAAGGGCGGCACGCTGGTCTTTTTTCTGCTGATCAACGCCGCGCTGGCGCGCATCCTGGGCCGGGACAAGTTCGGCGCGTGGTCCTATTTCTACGCCACTTTCACCATCGTCTATCTGGCGTCGCGGCTGGGCATCGGCGATTCGGCACGCGTGTTCACGGCGCGCGCCCTGGGCGGGAACACCACCCCTCCCATTGTCGCCGGGCTCGCCCTGCAGGCATTAAGCTCCTCCCTGTTCTCCTTGGGGCTGCTTGTCGCCGCCGTTCCCCTGGCCGCGCTCATGGACCGCCCCGATTTTACCCTGCTCTTCCGGCTTGGCGCGCTGTTCCTGTTCACCCAGGGCGCGGCGGACTTTTTCAAGCTGATCTTCGAGGGCCTGCACCGCCTCCGCTTCACGTTCATGGCCAGCACCGTTGACTACGCCCTGCGCCTTGCCCTGATTGTCGGCCTGGTCTGGTTCTTCCCCGAGCCGTGGGCCGTGCTCGCCGCCTTCATCACCGCCACCCTGCTGTGCGCCGCCGTCTCTCTGTTCCTGCTGCGCCGCCATTTCATTCTGCCCATGGGCGGCTGGTCCGCGCGCGGCCTTCCGCTCTTCCCGATGATGGCCTACGCCGTGCCCATGTTCCTGCTTAACCTGGGCTTCGCCGTCTCCGTGGAACTGGACACGGTGATGCTCGGCTGGCTCACCACGGACATGGAGGTGGGCATTTACGCCCCGGCCAAGGAAATCTCCGCCCGCATGATGCACGGCGGGGTGCTGCTGGCCATGAGCACCCTGCAGGTCTTTGCCCATGCCAAGCCGGAGGAACTGCCCGGACTGCGGCCCCTGCTCAACAAGCTGCTCGGCGTCGCCGTGGTTTTTTACACCGCCTGCTGCGCCGCCATCCTGCTCTTCGCGGGCTGGGTCATGCCCTTTCTCTTCGGCGCGGAATACGCCGACGCGGCCATCCCCATGCGGCTGCTCACGCCCTTCATCTTCTATCTCAGCGTGTCCCGGGTCTTCACGGGCATTCTGGACTACCGGGGCCGGGCCTGGATGCGCGCGGCCTATCTGGCCCTGTCCGTGCTGCTGAACTTCGCCCTGAACCTCGTGCTCATCCCGAGATTCGGCGCGGCGGGCGCCGCGACGGCCACCTCGCTGGCCTACCTCCCCTACGCCGTGCTGAGTTGGCGGGACATGCGGCGGCTTCTGAAACCGGCCGTCCCCGCGCCGCCGCCCGCAGTGAAAACCGCAGGGGGGAACGAATAG
- a CDS encoding DUF2335 domain-containing protein has protein sequence MAKYQRIQQDLPERIMRLAEEEQAFRHRYLSSLSMRAQLLVPLIALAGIGASVAIAIWGNAPGSAAFIAVGSIVGAVTTTVWGYTRKKA, from the coding sequence TTGGCCAAGTATCAACGCATCCAGCAGGACCTGCCCGAGCGCATCATGCGCCTTGCCGAAGAGGAGCAGGCCTTCCGTCACCGCTACCTGTCTTCCCTTTCCATGCGCGCCCAGTTGCTAGTTCCCCTCATCGCACTGGCCGGAATCGGCGCATCGGTCGCCATCGCGATATGGGGCAACGCGCCGGGCTCTGCGGCCTTCATCGCCGTCGGCTCCATAGTCGGCGCGGTGACCACCACCGTCTGGGGTTACACCCGTAAAAAAGCCTGA